The Numida meleagris isolate 19003 breed g44 Domestic line unplaced genomic scaffold, NumMel1.0 unplaced_Scaffold503, whole genome shotgun sequence genomic sequence aacgGGAGCGGGAACGGGACCAGGAATGGGAACAGGACTGGGAACGGGAACGGGactgggaatgggaatgggagcGGGAATGGGACCGGGAACGGGACCGGGAATGGGAACAGGACCGGGAACGGGACTGGGAATGGGAACAGGACCGGGAACGGGACTGGGAATGGGACCGGGACTGGGAACGGGACTGGGAATGGGACCGGGAACAGGAGCGGGAATGGGAACAGGACCGGGAATGGGACCGGGAACGGGAATGGGAACGGGAGTGAGAATGGGACCGGGAACGGGAATGGGAACGGGAGCGGGACCGAGAATGGGACTGGGACCGGGactgggaatgggaatgggaccGGGAACAGGAATGGGAACGGGACCGGGAATGGGAACGGGACCGGGAATGGGAACGGGAGCGGCTGGGCCGGGCGAGGAGGAAGTGCCGCTTCCTGCTGGCATGGAGCCGGGAGCGCGGAGCCGCCGCTGCCATGGCACAGATGGCGGCCGAGGCACGGGACGTGAGCGCGGCCATGGCGGGGACGGAATGGGGGGCGCTGGGGGGCNCACGGATCCTGACCCTGCAGCATTGGGGCACCTGGGGGCCATGCTGGGAGCGGCGAGGAGGAAGatgcggggcgggggggagcGGGAATGGGACCGGGATTGGGAACGGGAATGGGACCAGGACCAGGAATGGGACCGGGAATGGGAACGGGAATGGGACCGGGAATGGGAGCGGGAATG encodes the following:
- the LOC110391781 gene encoding putative per-hexamer repeat protein 5 → WDREREWERERDREWDWDRDWEWEWDREQEWERDREWERDREWERERLGRARRKCRFLLAWSRERGAAAAMAQMAAEARDVSAAMAGTEWGALGGXRILTLQHWGTWGPCWERRGGRCGAGGSGNGTGIGNGNGTRTRNGTGNGNGNGTGNGSGNGTGNGNGNGNGTGNGTGIGTGNGNGIGTGTRNGTGNGNGTGTGNGNGTGNGTGIGTGNGNGSGTRNGSGTGNGIGSGWTHRS